A portion of the Cololabis saira isolate AMF1-May2022 chromosome 17, fColSai1.1, whole genome shotgun sequence genome contains these proteins:
- the LOC133463526 gene encoding uncharacterized protein LOC133463526, whose amino-acid sequence MVYHLSSNREKKRPTVSSSYFILFWLLEHLWNNAVRKLFCIQGGFNAGISLLSFTEHNLDDPSNRDLSCSDTLKTELCLLSHKTMMDPLTHPKRPITRSCSFGDATSTSATLDVLTQTADRCQEGKRLPLQRRITVASYMPHSTDQNGNFPDKDVDRQAVKSLSELNTEGVCQWFTSIGLEKCLPFIKEAKLCGADIASVDANTLDTLHIITLEDRELLLSAIYNELHPPSTITQTLDSLLESVGPNNVETFTATLLSMTKSKSSPHVSCLSRRSLKLRNSNQNLTTQRTPQMIEITINALEQIVHLRTPKETTVGKIMDSCVKMLGTTDDKSLFTLKEKQDSPEELSPDEQIGTILTGTPENRQLELHLCKMDKPISSPSQRSPEDQRSIENGNINKNIQVNHPTKEERIRELNQQVESLQSVVLQVQELHHNLVAFCSELKNMDADVNLDRLGSAELKQRLEMVNRRLNDKKQSLQTLRDNINNSTAHKKKQLEVRLLEKMKLNCSVFKEEISIVHLNRQVAQVQDALKESYIKEEAPKETPVIGSLSQLVSPRSPAMLMVVQENQSPDGHYGFTCHHRDGGGLVVVTADNSQLHVHDRLVEVNSVPVVNSTLEELTNLLLQGPCAEIVVLRQPPPTLGTLPFLQHMVSPEPVQAVCPERDVVTMETPPQRKVMAI is encoded by the exons GAGGATTCAACGCTGGAATAAGTCTTTTATCATTTACTGAGCACAACCTGG ATGACCCGAGCAACCGAGATCTGAGCTGTTCTGACACGCTGAAGACTGAGCTCTGTCTGCTTTCTCACAAGACCATGATGGATCCATTAACTCACCCAAAG CGACCAATAACTCGCTCCTGCAGTTTCGGAGACGCCACGTCTACGAGTGCCACTTTAGATGTTTTGACACAGACTGCAGACCGATGCCAGGAAGGAAAGAGGTTGCCTCTGCAGCGACGCATAACTGTTG CTTCATATATGCCTCATTCTACGGATCAGAATGGAAACTTCCCTGACAAG GATGTAGACAGGCAAGCGGTGAAATCTCTCAGCGAGTTGAACACAGAAGGAGTCTGCCAGTGGTTTACCAGCATTGGACTAGAAAAATGTCTGCCTTTCATCAAAG AGGCAAAACTATGCGGAGCGGACATAGCTTCTGTGGACGCAAACACGCTGGACACTCTCCATATCATCACGTTGGAAGACAGGGAGCTTTTACTGTCAGCCATTTACAATGAGCTCCACCCTCCCAGCACCATCACCCAGACACTCGACTCTTTGCTCG AGTCCGTAGGGCCCAATAATGTGGAGACATTCACAGCAACATTGTTGTCAATGACAAAGTCCAAGTCCTCTCCTCACGTGAGCTGCTTGAGCCGGCGCTCCCTCAAACTCAG AAACTCCAACCAAAACCTCACGACACAGAGGACTCCTCAGATGATAGAAATTACTATCAATG CATTGGAGCAGATTGTTCATCTCAGAACCCCAAAGGAAACAACAGTGGGGAAAATTATGGActcctgtgttaaaatgttgggAACAACTGACGATAAGAGCCTATTCACTCTGAAAGAAAAGCAAG atTCCCCAGAGGAGCTCTCTCCGGATGAACAGATAGGGACTATTTTGACAGGAACACCAGAAAACCGGCAGCTGGAGCTGCACCTCTGTAAAATG GATAAACCAATAAGTTCTCCTTCTCAAAGAAGTCCAGAAGACCAGCGCTCCATCGAAAATGGTAACATCAACAAAAATATCCAGGTGAACCACCCAACTAAAGAAGAGAGGATCAGGGAACTGAACCAACAGGTGGAATCGCTACAGAGTGTCGTCCTTCAG GTCCAGGAGCTCCATCACAACCTGGTAGCATTTTGTTCCGAGTTAAAGAACATGGATGCAGATGTGAATTTGGACAGGCTTGGTTCTGCTGAGCTGAAACAGAGGCTGGAGATGGTAAACAGGCGACTGAACGACAAGAAGCAAAGCCTGCAGACCCTCAGAGACAACATTAACAACTCCACTGCTCACAAGAAGAA ACAGTTGGAGGTTCGACTCTTGGAAAAGATGAAGCTGAACTGCTCAGTGTTCAAGGAGGAAATTTCCATTGTGCATCTCAACCGACAGGTGGCTCAGGTCCAAGATGCTTTGAAAGAAAGCTACATTAAG GAGGAAGCTCCAAAAGAGACTCCAGTTATTGGCAGCCTGAGCCAGCTGGTGTCGCCGCGGTCTCCAGCCATGCTGATGGTGGTTCAGGAGAACCAAAGTCCTGACGGTCATTATGGCTTCACATGTCATCACAGAGATGGCGGTGGACTGGTGGTGGTCACGGCGGACAATTCTCAGCTCCATGTGCATGACAG ACTGGTGGAGGTGAACAGCGTTCCGGTGGTCAACTCAACACTCGAGGAGCTGACCAACCTCCTCCTGCAGGGACCTTGCGCTGAAATTGTTGTCCTTCGCCAACCCCCACCCACCCTGGGCACGTTGCCGTTCCTGCAGCACATGGTCAGTCCTGAACCTGTGCAAGCAGTCTGTCCAGAAAGGGATGTAGTAACCATGGAAACCCCTCCACAGCGCAAAGTGATGGCCATATGA